A DNA window from Pseudoalteromonas marina contains the following coding sequences:
- a CDS encoding energy transducer TonB: MMIELVLASTLVSFVNTEMYEVDSCIGEKFALIEAENPQWPIHSERFIGVGYVDFMVIVNSEGKVVEHQISRSQPRRVFDRQSLRALKKWKFNPSKHAERCFDVTFKYDSEKFE, encoded by the coding sequence ATGATGATCGAATTAGTTTTAGCCTCAACTTTAGTGTCATTTGTTAATACCGAAATGTATGAGGTAGATTCGTGCATAGGTGAAAAATTTGCGTTAATTGAAGCTGAAAACCCTCAGTGGCCGATACATTCCGAAAGGTTCATAGGTGTCGGTTACGTTGACTTTATGGTAATAGTGAATAGCGAAGGCAAGGTTGTAGAACACCAAATTAGTCGTTCTCAGCCAAGAAGAGTTTTTGATAGGCAATCACTTCGTGCATTAAAGAAATGGAAATTTAATCCATCAAAGCATGCAGAACGATGCTTTGATGTAACTTTTAAATACGATTCGGAAAAATTTGAGTAA
- a CDS encoding DUF4174 domain-containing protein — MRYLKYLFLLVFSVFSNASESIPLNDLSSLRWENRLIILNKPTDTEHALSLMKNSSEGINERHIVWFILKESEALTNYSGRLSESFMLNVRQQYQLKNNTVTLVGKDGGIKYQGSTVDVKALFSIIDAMYMRQREVQLKN; from the coding sequence ATGAGATATCTCAAATACCTTTTCTTACTCGTATTCAGCGTGTTTTCGAATGCCAGTGAAAGTATTCCATTGAATGACTTATCCAGTTTACGATGGGAAAATCGCCTGATTATATTAAATAAACCTACAGATACTGAGCACGCATTAAGCCTAATGAAAAACAGTTCAGAAGGGATTAATGAGCGACACATAGTTTGGTTTATTTTGAAAGAAAGTGAGGCTTTAACTAACTATTCTGGTCGGTTATCCGAGTCGTTCATGTTAAATGTTAGGCAGCAATATCAACTAAAAAACAATACCGTTACTTTAGTAGGAAAAGATGGGGGCATTAAATATCAAGGAAGCACTGTTGATGTTAAAGCACTTTTTTCGATCATAGATGCCATGTATATGCGACAGCGAGAAGTACAACTAAAAAATTAA